The Xyrauchen texanus isolate HMW12.3.18 chromosome 17, RBS_HiC_50CHRs, whole genome shotgun sequence DNA window ctgtCATAGAATAATAGATTTATTATATAGTTTATAATTAAATTTATaatcaaaacatttcactgcccaatatttcctaatattttattgtgcatggttgaatgttttgaatgatggactaatgatgtaaaaaaaaaatattttaagcagcttgtcaatgctttgaaaatagtcaatcaataataaatctGTGCTTTTTAgctgtttagagttgctgtctgctttagcaataacactttttttccccccgactatttaaaatgttacacagttaattcatcaagctattatggaccagttcaagctgacaatGCATGGACCACAAGAGATTACAGATgcctacatgtgtagatacattacGCCTAAATAGACtccaatattaattaaaaaaaaattgtaaattcaattttagtaaatatttatttagactattcCGTTTTTAGACATGATGAGGGTGACTTGACAAATAAAATCAAGTTCTTGATTTTAAGCTTTTAACCATGATGAAACCGCAATGTGAGCATCTTCTTGATTGCACAAACGCCAcgcaattttaccagttgtcaggtccacgtgtcgtgtgaaactgccttgtttaggaTCTATTACCTGTCTTTATGTTTCAGTAGTCTCTATAGTAACCttcaagcgtattggttgactgatgattgtgcgtttgtgtgtgtgcttgtgtttgcttaaacacagtgaaacaactctagCTACACTACAACTTCAGGGGAAAATAAAgaatgcagacagagatgtgttcattcatttctgttttgttattttttttatttttttcattgcatcacaaatgtcatggactcggctggactccagAGTCCCAAATGCTCTAATTCgagtccaaactcgagtaccccaactctagtaATTAATAAGTATTACAAATTTGGTTTTCATGAAATCGTATGTAGGCTACATGAGTATGACCACATTTACATCACAATGGTAAATAATTTGCATAGATCAACAACCCTTACTGTATTGGTTGCTTAAATCGTCTGCATTCAGTCAGAGAACAGAAACTGTTGTGTGTCCCTGCATCAAGAGTTTGCATCCAGCCCAACAGcccataaattataaaataagaaaaaataaaataataacgaCATTCCTTTGTTAAAACGCCTGACAAAACAGTGTTAGGTAGACTGTTTACAACATAAAGGCATGACACGCATAACAGTAAATTgaaacattaaaggaatgttcctggttcaatagaagttcagatcaatcgacagcttttgtggcataatattgattaccacaaaaatgtatttcgactcatccctcctttttgaGGTTACTGAGGCACTGACAAATTAAGTGAATGGGAGACAAATTGTAAGATTGGCTATAAGTTCACACAGAAAAATAAAgcaatgattttatcacactaaaatcatgtttaacacTTTAAGatcttttatgtcttgtggctatacttttgaaacagtgagtatttaaatgttaaacaattggcccccattcacttccattgtaggtgcctcactgtaacccagatttttgcttttgcaTCTTTTAtataatctcctgattattttagttttcCACTACACCCAGTGCTGCTAAACTCAGCATGATCTGTGTTGCAAAAATAGGCTCTACGGCAAAACTATCCGCTCACTGATGCTTCTGGGACGTTTCACCTCGTGGCTCCCTCTCGCAATGTGAAGTCTATAATCTGTTAATATGACTGCAGACTAGTGCTGCatgatgtcagcctgtgcgattatatgacggaaaatgctgcgattttattaaataaataagtgcatgtgtggacatgacagcccattctctctgagagctgtttgcccattttctacaccgctaataaaaatgACCAgacagtctcagtttagggagtggcacgtgtgatcacgtcatgtgagtttccggtgttcagcgtggaaatcaggtgaagacagatgccgagcagaccgacactgaactggtggtcagaaaaaataacaccGTTCACAGCtttgcgatatatctttatttcatcattaattaaagttcatataatacgggagcgtgccatgtaaataaacacaaactccaaaactgtcattctctgtgctgtcagagccgcttcaaccagtcgcagaagagacacaatctgagcgggagtcgagatcGGGAGAGCTTTAAAGTTCCGCCGGTTGATGCGCGCACTAACACAGAGACGCTCATCTCTCACCGCCGCTGTCTGCAGCGCAACGTCATCGTCatgatcaatcttatgtgaaaaataacactgcatttatagttgttgttgttgctagtttgtatgtttgagttgagaaatacacatttcagcattatcagtaatctatttgtgaattttccttgataaccaagcaagttgactcatgataccatttgtttattatatcgcatattaacctcaataatcgcaatatgacattttctccaaatcgtgcagccctagtgcaGACACAAAAATGTGCTGCTCTGTTTGGCTAACATcttctcttgtgttccacagaagaaagaaatgggtcatatgggtttggaacaatatgaggacgAGTGTGTAATATTTTTTTGGGTCCCTTTAAGCTCATGGTCTCAACTTGTTTTGTTGAGCAGTTATTTGATGGACTTAATAGCATGCTTAATGGATGATATTACTGcataattatgttttaatatattgtaattcATATTCCCTCTCTCATTTTTGGGATTACAGAAAggttttgatgtttttaatgcACTGGATCTAATGGGCAATAAGACTTTCTTGGAAAAGCTCAAGTTTGGGATTGGAGATGGTAACCTGCAGTATTACCTGTACAACTGGAAATGTCCCCCCATGGACCCAGAAAAGGTACGATTCAAATAAAATGCTCTGGAttgcctgtttttttttaatctttcagtttttaaaagtacatttaaatccCAGTTTTGACACTTCTAAATCCCCtcccacacacaaaacaaaaaagggaAAGGGATTTATCTAATGTGCTGTTTACATATATAAAAAGCCATATAAATGTCCTCAGTACACATTTGCATTATTGGAGTGTGTTTTAATTTACTTCTCCATCTTCCTCAGGTTGGCCTTGTTTTACAGTAACCAGCTGCTCCGCGTTAGATGCTGACTGATTCAAAGGTCCATCACAAATTCTCTGACTTGGACATAGTCTAGATAAAGAGGACAAACTGACATCCATTCAAAGTGAATGAGTTATGTTGTGCAGCTCTTTATAGTTTTGTTCCAGTTATCGAGGGTTCTCCCTTCTTTCTGAGAATGTGAGAAACATTATCAACGTCAAACACATCCACAAGCTGTATACACAAgtagtgttcatttatttttccttaACATTTCCAAACTGTACCCTCTCACATACGTTTAATCCCATtttttgatttttgtattttcttcatttgttttgtaaTATGAAGGTGCGTGGATAAATTTGTGTGAATTAGCAAGCTGTACAATTAATGGCAGATATTTATTATGTGTTGTGTGGTTTACAAGGGGCCAGGATATCCAAAGTCTTTTCTATGGAGCTGCCTTTGAAAGTAATTAACATTTGAAGTTCCTGCTGTTAGTGGGAAGGGGTGAGGAGTAAATGGTTACATATAGAAGAATGTTTTGCATTTTGATGTGCAACATCAACATGTTTATAAAAGGGCCGGAACATTCTGAGGTGCATTTTTAaggaaaaaatattgttttgttatttaggttttgtgtgtccaaaaataatttttaatgtgagTTCATTTAAATTAGTTTCATGAAGGCACGATCGTTACAACTTTTCCACACCATTTCCATTATTTGACATTTAgtgtttataaattattataattctaAGTAAACAATTCTGATATTTAGAATTGTATTTAAGTTACAtgtatggtttttttttatttattctctcAGTATTCTTTGCAGTGAAATCATAACCTTGTTCAAACGGTGCATTTGCTAACAAGCCCTGGTAATTTTGCTATACTTGAGAACAAAGAGAATTAAACCATCACAATAAAGCATTTTCTCCCAATGCTTTTGGTGACCCGGCCGGGAAGGTTTGCTTGCTGTTCTGGTGGTTACAATCACTGCTAGGTGGAACTTAATGAAATCTGAGCAAATGTATTTCTACAGCTTATCTTGTCATGGTTTGCTTTAATATATCTGAATCTACAATATGCTGTAAAAGCGCACGTCCAGATATCCTTAAAAGAAAGATCTcacattttaaccatttcaatcaGTTTTGTTCAATAACGTCCATGGCACTTTGCGAATGTCAGTTTGTGTATGTTTTTCTAAGGCTTGTGTATGAAATGAGCATGAACTTTTATTTTCCTCCAATCTTTATGGTTTAAGAACTTATGGGGTCATGGTGAGAACACCCAGAGTACTTGCCTTATTTAAGagagggtgttttttttttaatgtcaaatGTGTAGTTTTAAATGATCAGCTTTCTCTTTCtgaaaacagtatttttattGAATTCCATTGCAGAATTGATGATGGGAATAAGTACCAGCACCATGTCAAAcatgacagtaacccaaatatcTAATTGTCAAAAATATACATCAAGGTATACCAGCATGGATATTTGACTGAATAAAAGCATCTAAAGTAATACAACATAATTCATCGAGGTCTTTTTCCTCTCCATAACCATTAATCAAACCTTTATCTGAAAATATGATATTAAACTCTTCCTGTGGGTCATGGCACAAAACTAACATTCAGTTTAAACGCACAATAAGATGGCAATCGTGTTTGTTCACtttctattttgtttattttttttttcgtggGATTTTAGGGATGGTTTGCTTTACTTTTAAATAATGGAGGATTAGAGGGGAGGCCTCATTGGATTCATCTGAAATCTCTCCTAATTTCCTCGTTTGCCCCTTTGTtgaggcttgagctgtatcagagctagatacacttgatcaatacagcagtttctatattatctgaaatatctgcgGGAAACACCCTCACGTTCCCCCTCTCTCACACACGTGGACACTACGCATTGCACACACTTACTCGAGAGAGTTGTCAAGTCAGTCCCGGCATCAACAGTTGTTAAGGTTTAACATGGCgacactcgctgctgctgctgctgctgaggagtgcttaaacttacatcttaGCGATTTTGAAGCAATGTTACTTATGACAAGAACTGCAACAAATAAAGGTAATCCCACAGGCGATCTCTCAGTTTCTAAGcttctctctttcgatccctcaaaaaCAACTTACACAAACGCACTAAATTGTTACTCCAGCACGTGCTCCAGTAAATCAGCGCTAACCTCGCAATCCTCtagctagttctaaagtgacgttacgaactagcaatgaaggcttgagctgtacCAGAGCAAGGCGCTGAATCCatggcggaagaaagtagttccactcacgaGCGTTTTAGGGACAAAatccagaaaatgtcttgaggggAAACCCTGAACGATGTATTAAGTTCTTTAAACCATCTCTAAATAACCCCTATACAGTCTTCAGTGGAGCCCACTGGAGAAGGAATACATGGATTTCATAATGAACACACTCCACTGCGCATTGTGACTGCATAACCACCTTGGGTGTGCCTTATTTTTCTATAATTCAATGGtctgtcatcaattattccttaagTTTGTTCAGTATGAAATCCATGTGTTCCTTTTCCTGTGAGCTCCATTGAAGGATTATTTAGAGATGTTTTCACTGGTAGGCctatttgcttctttttttctttgataCTACTTTCACTGGGGTATACATCCTGATGACCTCAGCCTGCACATCAGGTAAGTGAACTCAAGAAGCATGCAACTTAATATTAGAATTCTCatatagatacaaataaaaaattattaaagacGGCTAAACAGAcctttgtatttattaattttaaatctTCAAAAATGCTTCAAAATAAACAAACCGTTTTAAGGCTTAATTTCCTCAAAAAACTGCGCAAGACAGGGCAGTGGTGTCTCAGCACTCAGCGGTGGCTCAgctgttaaggctctgggttaccgACCAGAAGGTCAggtgttcaagccccaacaccaccaagacaccactgttgggcccttgagcgaGGCCCTTGAatctatctgctccaggggtgccgtatcatggctgaccctgcactctgaccccagcttagctgggatatgtgaaaaataaataatttcactatgtatatgcagaaatgtatgtataatgtgacaattgatcaatttattttatttattatatctaaaaggtgattccCTATTTttcctgtaaggtgggacttcctttctacatccgttgacggTTGGGCAATAGAGCTCCTTGTTTGGGCGttccactttctttcttcagtgtctcCAGAAGCAATTTgaaaggtatgggtgagaaacatatcagtaTTGAAGTTCTATAAATTATATGAATTCTCCCTGCTTAAAGGTCTGCAACCAAACCCAGGCCAGACGGGACCCGAGAACCCAATGGGTTTCAGgctgggttcgggtcagttttttagGGATTCGGGTTCAGGTTTGTATGAATGAAGAAATACACAGGCTTACCGTACTTGTTTTGCACACGCGCTCTCACTCACGAACATGGGCACATGGAcgagttaggggccattcacaccagcccattttaaacaccatgtcaagttaaaaagaacttcaaattgtcaaaaacgcatgttgagATGTCtgcgctctgtttcattctttgcactGCATCTAGTTTGTTTTCAGCGCAGTTAAACACCTattaaatcacttcagaagacctggatttaaccactggagtcatatggattacttttaacctgcctttatgtgatttttggagtgtcaaaatgttggcacccattcacttgtattgtatggacctgaaGAActgaaacattatttaaaaagtcttaatttatGTTCCGCAGAAGAGAGAAAAtactacacatctgggatggcatgaaggtgagtaaatgatgagagaattttcgtttttgggtgtactatccctttaaagtcctTTTTGTGCTATTGTGAATAAGGCGGTTGGGGTTCCATTGGATCTTTCTTATCAAAtctgattatttttgtaatttttccatATTGAGCTTGGTCCCAACAATTGACGATCGCGGCtatatttaaaatcagttttattttaatattttatctttatcctttatcttttttttttcatatgcagCATGAACCTGAAcaaagtattgatctgtttctcacgcacacatatcatatcgcctctgaagatatagatttaatcactggagttttatggattactttttagctgacttgtgtgctatttttttgagcttcaatattttggtaccaattcacttgcattaatgaccaacagagctgatatattcttctaaaaatctgaatttctgtTCTGCAAAAGGAAGAAAATcgtacacatttgggatggcatgagggtgagtacatgagagaattttcatttttgggtgaactatccctttaaggtttttACAATAGAAATCGAAAAGGCTTCAATTCATTGTGCTGTACAATGAAATCGCCCTCGGACGTCCCGTCAGCCAATCAGCGCTCACTTCTACTGCAGCGCACTGTAGCTCTGCGCGATGTCAtcgtacgtacacactgccagcgacatcgcgcgcgacagcgactcaataccattcattttcaatgcgagcacagcgacttccggcgatacgagctgtcgcgaccgttggcgctagatgtgggcgtgtccagcgacgcgacaaagttgagaaaagttcaactttggagcgactaacggaagcgacagccaataggagagacgacgggagagctcacgtgatccttctctctttctctcagctcctgcagtaacggaaagatggatgaaaggctaattcttgctgttagaaatgttccagtgctctatgatatgtctcttcccacgtacaaggacattttaaagaaaaatactgcgtggaaaggtgtatctgagatcgcggggattttatggacccagacagaccgacatttgcattttcgccgcagataaacagccgctctggcaaacagcacgccttgtttctcattcatctttgatataaagcattttatgtactgattccatttatatttagtcttttccctacaaaatgtttgtttttagtggcaagaaaagagattcgctgtcaacagcaatggaatgacatccgtgaatgtcatttataaacgttactaggcaaccagtagtgggaacacccactagcgacttcaccgccagccactggcgacctgcagcgataaagtcgctggcagtgtgtacgcagcttaagctGTAATTCATCAGTGGATCTACGCTACATTGCGGTGGACGCGTCCAGCGGTTAAATACTCGCCTAAGAAAATGACTTTGCAGGTATTTACCATTTTCGTTTGGGTTCCTTACGTGTGCATGTTTGTTGTGACTTAATACATGGGGTTATAGCCTTTCGGATATTCTTTAGGTCGGCAGCAGCTGGATACATAGGTAGGATTGTAAAGATTACGAGCTTTGTTTTTTATAGTATACCGTATATTATTCTGCTGTATCCTCAAAAGCTATATTCTCCTCGAATGCGCAGGTGCATTGTGCGTATTGCTCATCCAATATCGAGCGGTGAATATTTTCGCCTGAAGCTTCTGTGCGATCGTGAATGTATGAAGTCGATCCGTCAATCACATTCTTGCGCTACAAAATAGTTAGAAACCACGATGTATAAgtgcatttaattaaaaatttaaattaaaatagacTCATAGTTATTGATATGTTAATGAATACTCTTATAATTTTTATATCCATTAAGTGTTATCTGTCTCAGTTGTaaataatgttgtttttgttaaaagctatttttttatgCGTAATAAAATCAAAGATAATGTCAAAAAGCAAGTCTTATATTTTACTCCACATTACTCGACTGTCAATTGGTTATCACGCCTGTAAGATAATATGGGCTTTGGGCACAAAGGGCATTCATATTGGCAAACACAACTATTTGCTGGTTGTGGAATGTAACATACTGCGTACAGTGTGACAATAATGACTGGTCCATTGTGATTAAGAATGTGCTTACTGGAACAAAATGGGTCAGACCATAGGACGCTTGTCAAcctaattattttatgttgttcagtAAAATTCACATTACAGCTTTATAATTAGAATTGCTTAAAGGTTTTAAGTGGTGATGCTTACAACAGGGCaaattgttttttgtgtttagGCAGAATTTAAACAGTATGCTGAGAATGTTAAGAAAGTGAAGACCAGACCAACAGACCAGGAGCTGTTGGATTTGTATGGCCTCTACAAGCAAGCTGTTGTTGGGGACATTAATATTGGTAAATGTCATGGagcaatgataataataatgataataaccaTTTATTGAAGCCTACATTTTAGCTTGATACTTGGATCTAATAATTGCAAACTTGGTATGTTCTGTTTTGTGCAGATAAACCTGGAATTATGGATATGAAAGGGAAAGCCAAATGGGAAGCATGGAATTCAAGGAAAGGTACAAAGCAATACACAGTACTGAATGTGTGTCTATAATAACTATAAACTGTATTAAATTAAGTTATGTATTTTGCTTGTTATATATTCTACTTGGTCTAACATCAGCAGTATTTCAGAGCTGTTAAAAGGTTTAAAGTTGTTGTGCGataggtaaaatgtccactggtTTGTGGTATGCAAATAGTTCAAAGGAAGTTTGTCCACTGAAATCAGAGTTGCTTCGGGAAAAGGGAATAGAGGCTACTGCATTTGGAGCAGTTGAGATTTATTGTGTAAATTGATTTAATGCATCCCTTCTGTTTGCACCCTGTTTGTGACCCTACTTGCCACAGTTTCAATTTCTCTCTAACAGGTATGTCAAATGAAGATGCCATGAATGCCTATATTTCCCTGGCCAAGGACGCCATTGGAAAGTATGGAATGTGATGGGGGAAATCTTCAATCTTTAAGAATAAAgaagatatacattttcacaatgaAAAAGTAGTATTATAACTTTCACCTATTGACAAtttttagttatatatatatatatatatatatatatatgtatatatatatatatatatatttgaatacttTATCTTACTGTAATAAAGATTAACAGATTAGAAGATAATTTATATCAGTTTCTTTATGATACCACCTGATTACTAGTCATTGCCAGTCAGGTGAGAGTTAAAGATGTAAACATGTAACGATGTTCTTATTTTTTCTCATGTTGTTTTCATGTAAAGAGTGAACCATTGAGTGAACCATTGAATAAATCTGATAGTCTAATAACATGGTtgttctatttattttacatatccaaacaaaattgaattctgtaggaatttttatttacagtattgcTTCATTAGTATTAGGCTAAGTTCTCAGGCTTGAGGACCAGCGGTtgtgcacttacacacatatgcacaaagaCATCCTTTGTCCTCTCAGTGTGCTCACTGAAGCGTTGTCATCACAACACCCCTTTGCATGCTGAATGCAAGATGTGGACATCTTGCCAAGACCAGTCCAGTATTTTCACAGTGTTGCCAAATCCATCCATATAACAAAATCAATGAGGAAAGAACACTAGACTAGAACAGAGGCCTTCAACAGTGAGTCCATGACCCCTTGGGGGTCTGCAGCAGAACTGTGGTGGGTCCAcatattattgtttgtttattttgatacattttattatgcattaaaaaaaatgctatgTTAAGTTCTAATTCTAAAGATCTGCTAAATATTTCCTcccacatcatttaaaaaaaaggaaaatttacAACGTGCAAGTACGTGACTTATGTCGTTATAGGACTGACTTAATATGAAACAGtcaattttaaacaaaatgtgatTGGGGTCCCTGCCCCATCTCTACATCAAGAGATCCTTGGGCAAAAAATGGTTGGAGACCCCTGCTTTAGAGTGACTTAATCTCTGTGCTGTATTTGCAGCAGATCAAATGATTCTATTTTTGTTGCatgaattattattaaaactattattttatccATCAAATGGTTGGCTTGATTTAGACTAAATAAACAGTCTATACATATTGTgtgttaatttaaataaaaacaatacatgaaaaaaatatgtttgcctatttttaagattcacgcatattaatttcataacaaaattccactGAATTGTAGAATTTTAgctaaagtaaataaatacaacttaaaatatctaggtttttatgttattttgttaaagatcactcaattaaatttgatggaattttgttatgaaatgaaTATGTGTAAAtctaatatatattaattttataacaaaattatgcgcgtgcgtgcgtgcgtgcgtgcgtgcgtgcgtgcgtgcgtgtgtgtgtggagatatttcactttcagtgtggaaaatataaatgtattgtaaagCTATTTATTCGAGGGCCAACAATGTGTATTTGCTTAAAGCTAATTTGTGTTCAGTTAGTTAGGCGTACACATAATACGTAGGTCAAAACCTAATTTTGAATTCCATTGAAACTCAAAGGCTGCAGTAACTTTCCCAGTCATGTTTCTGCATAACTTGTATTTTGAAAATTGTTCAAGTAGGTGGCCATGTTGTTTGCGTCATCGCTGTTATTTTTGACTTCACGGTCTGTATTTGGGGCAAAGGTAACGGGGACGATTCACGAATTCCGATCTGGCGTTGAATGTGCACACAGAGTTTGCAGGGTGTTCAATAAATTATCAAAAAGTTGTGGAGTGCAATTGCATAACCGTTCCAGATTTTGGATTATTATACTGACCCGTCTCGTTGAGGTAATATCACTTTTTGCTTACATCTAAACGTGTTTCTGACCAACGGTTGGTTTAAATATCAGTATTCATATGCTTGCTGATACATTTCAGATATATTGATTCCGCTGCATTAATTTTGTATTGAAATTGATTGTCAAGTGCACGTCTCTAGGTGTAGTGTACTTTTTAACTGCATTGAGTTGGTACACTTCTATTAACTCAGATGTTATGTGCAGCTGAAATAATGGATAGTCAGATCTTCGAGTCCACTGCTGAGCGGACGTTCCAGAATCAGAGCAGCCTTCCTCCTCTACCTGTGCCCTCTCTACAGCGCACACTAAGCAAATACCTGGATGCAGGTGAGAGGTGACCCACAGTTATGTAGCTTACAGACTGAACTGCAGGGTTTCATATATTTTGCATGGAAATGGAATAAAACTACATATTTCCCACGgtaatggaaaacctggaaatatcaggggagTTTTAAAATTGTACTTTTCAGACCTGGAAAATTTAAAGTATGTATAGCTGCAGGTAGGATGTCTTCAAATGGGGGCGGAATCTCCAAAATAGTGCGTGGTTTCTCCATAAAGGTGCGAGTTTACTCTTAAATGGGGTTTATgagccaactccaaaagggggcggcACCTCCGCAGACAGTTAGGATTAGGGAAAAGTTTAGGTAAGGGGCTTCCAATATCTTTGCTGGCAATTCTCAAAAATttagaaattaaattattatatattttttaaagttaaggaattttctatagtgaatataaaaTGATGCTGGCTCTGAAGTACTTAATTAGtgaaaattgctctttgtgagtgcaatttatattaaattatttttacaaaaccTGATGCTTTAATCACAAATGGAATTGCCTTGGAAGTAGAGCTGTTCTGCCAGGCGAACCTGGAaggccatgggttccctctggttTTTCTTATGGGATTTTATAACAGGggttttggatttatgagtaaaataaagaTACTTGGACGGTTTGTTCTACAACATTAATTACACACAGTCacctcaaactttttttttaaagaaagtataTTGCTTCAATAAGgctttaaaattcacatttgaggtgactgtgaaatttatgttgtagaacaaaacaaccAAGTATCTTTATGTAATGTTTATCATagaccttattttacttataaatccaaaactgccattttaaaaacccataggaaaatccagagggaacccatggcgaattagtcCTCCGGGTTtctggactacaacctgaacagctctgtTGGCCATGTCAAGAAGAGAATGTGACTTGGGAAATTTCCTCAGGGTCAGAGGTGTGGGAACTCTAAAGTTAATATGTAAATTATTAATCTAGTGACTGATTATTTTATAGGAAGTTTGTATATGATGACAGCTTTTTTGGTTATTGATTTGAATATGATTTATTATTCCTCCAGTTAGGCCTTTCGCATCTGAGGAGGAGTTTCGAGCCACAGAGGCCATCGTGAAGCGCTTTGAGAGGGGCACCGGGCAACTGCTCCACCAGAAGCTTCTGCAAAGAGCCAAATCCATGTGCAACTGGGTAATACTAATAAACCATTATGTTTGCATCTCTCAGCTTCATCCGCACACGTAAACGTAAATAACTTGCGTTAAGACATTCTAATTACATGCACTTTCATATGTTCTTTGTGGACTTATTCTGAACCTGTCATTTTTCTTCTTCAGCTTGAGGATTGGTGGCTAGATTCGGCATATCTAGAGTTG harbors:
- the LOC127658186 gene encoding acyl-CoA-binding domain-containing protein 7-like — its product is MTLQAEFKQYAENVKKVKTRPTDQELLDLYGLYKQAVVGDINIDKPGIMDMKGKAKWEAWNSRKGMSNEDAMNAYISLAKDAIGKYGM